In Lutra lutra chromosome 5, mLutLut1.2, whole genome shotgun sequence, a single genomic region encodes these proteins:
- the IL6ST gene encoding interleukin-6 receptor subunit beta isoform X2 translates to MVKASGVTGVKKQVVSHMKITLPPFEANGKILDYEVTLTRWKSHLQNYTVNETKWTVNITNDRYIATLTARNLVGKSDAAVLTIPAYDFKATRPVRNLKAFPKDNMLWVEWTAPNESVNKYILEWCVLSDKSPCIPDWQQEDGLVHRTYLRGNLAESKCYLITVTPVFADGPGSPESIKAYLKQAPPSKGPTVRTKKVGKNEAVLEWDQLPVDVQNGFIRNYTIFYRTIIGNETAVNVDSSHTEYTLSSLTSDTLYMVRMAAYTDEGGKDGPEFTFTTPKFAQGEIEAIVVPVCLAFLLTTLLGVLFCFNKRDLIKKHIWPNVPDPSKSHIAQWSPHTPPRHNFNSKDHMYSDGNFTDVSVVEIEAANDKKPFPEDLKSLDLFKKEKISTEGHSSGIGGSSCMSSSRPSISSSDENESAQNTSGTVQYSTVVHSGYRHQVPSVQVFSRSESTQPLLDSEERPEDLQLVDNTEGSAGSFPRQQYFKQNCSQRDTSPDISHFERSKQVSSVNEEDFVRLKQQMSDISQPFEAGQMKMFQEISVADAFGPHTDGLVERFETVGMEAAIEGMPKSYLPQTVRRGGYMPQ, encoded by the exons GCCAATGGAAAAATTTTGGATTATGAAGTGACCCTCACAAGATGGAAATCACATTTACAGAATTACACAGTTAATGAAACCAAATGGACAGTAAACATCACAAATGATCGTTACATAGCAACTCTCACAGCGAGGAATCTGGTTGGCAAATCAGATGCAGCTGTTTTAACTATCCCTGCTTATGACTTTAAAG CTACTCGCCCTGTAAGGAATCTTAAAGCATTTCCCAAAGATAATATGCTTTGGGTGGAATGGACTGCTCCGAATGAATCTGTAAACAAATACATCCTTGAGTGGTGTGTATTATCAGATAAATCGCCCTGTATCCCAGACTGGCAACAGGAGGATGGATTAGTACACCGCACCTATTTAAGAG gGAACCTAGCAGAGAGCAAATGTTACTTGATAACAGTTACTCCAGTATTTGCTGATGGACCAGGAAGCCCCGAGTCTATAAAAGCATACCTTAAACAAGCTC CACCTTCCAAAGGACCTACTGTTCGGacaaaaaaagtggggaaaaatgAAGCTGTCTTAGAGTGGGACCAACTTCCTGTTGATGTTCAGAATGGATTTATCCGaaattatactatattttatagaACCATCATTGGAAATGAAACCG CTGTGAATGTGGATTCTTCTCACACAGAATATACATTGTCCTCTTTGACCAGTGACACTTTGTACATGGTACGAATGGCAGCATACACAGATGAAGGTGGAAAGGATGGCCCAGAATTCACTTTTACTACACCAAAGTTTG CTCAAGGAGAAATTGAAGCCATAGTTGTGCCTGTTTGCTTAGCGTTCCTATTGACAACCCTTTTGGGAGTACTGTTCTGCTTTAATAAGCGAGACCT aaTTAAAAAACATATCTGGCCTAATGTTCCAGATCCTTCAAAGAGTCATATTGCCCAGTGGTCACCTCATACACCTCCTAGG cataattttaattcaaaagatCATATGTATTCAGATGGCAATTTCACTGATGTGAGTGTTGTGGAAATAGAAGCAGCAAATGACAAAAAGCCTTTTCCAGAAGATCTGAAATCACTGGACCtgttcaagaaggaaaaaattagtaCTGAAGGACACAGCAGTGGTATTGGAGGGTCTTCATGCATGTCCTCCTCTAGGCCAAGCATTTCTAGCAGCGATGAAAATGAGTCTGCACAAAACACTTCGGGCACCGTCCAGTATTCCACAGTGGTGCACAGTGGCTACAGACACCAGGTTCCATCGGTCCAAGTCTTCTCAAGATCTGAGTCCACCCAGCCCTTGTTAGATTCTGAGGAGCGGCCTGAAGATCTACAACTGGTAGATAACACAGAGGGCAGTGCTGGCAGTTTTCCCAGGCAACAGTATTTCAAACAAAACTGCAGTCAGCGTGACACCAGCCCAGATATTTCACATTTTGAAAGGTCAAAGCAAGTTTCATCAGTCAATGAAGAAGATTTTGTGAGACTCAAACAGCAGATGTCAGATATTTCACAGCCCTTTGAAGCTGggcaaatgaaaatgtttcaagaaattTCTGTAGCAGATGCTTTTGGCCCACATACTGATGGACTGGTAGAGCGATTTGAAACCGTGGGGATGGAGGCTGCAATTGAAGGAATGCCTAAAAGTTACCTACCACAGACTGTCCGACGAGGTGGCTACATGCCTCAGTAA